A window of the Lolium perenne isolate Kyuss_39 chromosome 7, Kyuss_2.0, whole genome shotgun sequence genome harbors these coding sequences:
- the LOC127316489 gene encoding uncharacterized protein → MERQVSFRLGALEKLKSFRGMDNFRGKNKDSPGKRGDTALHLAARAGSVPHVQKILAEFDRELVGELAARPNLDGETALYVAAERGHTEVVREILKVSDVQTAGIKASNSFDAFHIAAKQGHLDVLKELLQAFPALAMTTNSVNATALETAAIQGHIDIVNLLLETDASLAKIARNNGKTVLHSAARMGHVEVVRSLLNKDPGIGLRTDKKGQTALHMASKGTNAEIVVELLKPDVSVSHLEDNKGNRPLHVAARKGNIIIVQTLLSVEGIDVNAVNRSGETALAIAEKENNEELVNILRDAGGVTTNERVHPANPAKQLKQTVSDIRHDVQSQIKQTRQTKMQVQKIKSRLEKLHIGGLNNAINSNTVVAVLIATVAFAAIFTVPGNFVEDMSQAPPDMTLGQAYAASNPAFLMFLVFDSLALFISLAVVVVQTSLIVVEQKAKKRMVFVMNKLMWLACLFISAAFVALTYVVVGRGDWWLAWCTMAIGAVIMLTTLGSMCYCIVAHRMEEKSMRKIRKASGSQSRSWSMPVDSDMDPEAMMNTEYKKMYAL, encoded by the exons ATGGAGAGGCAAGTCAGTTTCCGTCTGGGCGCGCTGGAGAAGCTGAAGAGCTTCCGGGGGATGGACAATTTCCGAGGGAAGAACAAGGACAGCCCCGGCAAGCGCGGCGACACGGCGCTCCACCTCGCCGCGAGGGCCGGCAGCGTCCCCCATGTCCAGAAGATCCTCGCCGAGTTCGACCGGGAGCTGGTCGGGGAACTGGCGGCGCGGCCGAACCTGGACGGGGAGACGGCGCTGTACGTGGCCGCCGAGAGGGGGCACACCGAGGTGGTGCGCGAGATCCTCAAGGTCTCCGATGTGCAGACGGCGGGGATCAAGGCCAGCAACAGCTTCGACGCTTTCCATATTGCGGCGAAGCAGGGCCATCTGG ATGTTTTGAAGGAGCTGTTGCAGGCCTTTCCTGCCCTAGCTATGACTACAAATTCTGTAAACGCTACAGCTTTGGAAACTGCTGCCATTCAGGGTCACATTGATATTGTCAACCTCCTACTGGAAACTGATGCCAGCCTTGCCAAAATTGCGAGAAATAATGGGAAAACAGTTTTGCATTCAGCAGCAAGGATGGGCCATGTGGAAGTTGTAAGATCATTGCTGAATAAGGATCCAGGGATTGGTTTAAGAACAGACAAGAAGGGGCAAACAGCACTGCATATGGCGTCGAAAGGAACAAATGCTGAAATTGTGGTCGAATTGTTGAAGCCTGATGTCTCAGTTAGCCATCTAGAAGACAACAAGGGGAACAGGCCACTGCATGTTGCAGCTCGGAAGGGCAATATCATT ATAGTGCAGACTCTACTATCAGTTGAGGGGATTGATGTCAATGCAGTTAATAGATCTGGAGAGACTGCTCTTGCCATTGCTGAGAAGGAGAACAATGAAGAACTTGTTAACATCTTGAGGGATGCCGGTGGAGTAACCACAAATGAGCGAGTGCATCCAGCAAATCCAGCAAAGCAACTTAAGCAAACCGTGAGCGATATTCGACATGACGTCCAGTCCCAGATCAAGCAAACACGTCAGACCAAGATGCAAGTCCAGAAGATCAAGAGCAGGCTCGAGAAGCTCCACATCGGCGGGCTAAACAACGCCATCAATTCGAACACCGTCGTCGCCGTTCTTATCGCCACCGTAGCCTTCGCTGCCATATTCACTGTTCCTGGCAACTTCGTAGAGGATATGAGCCAAGCGCCCCCGGACATGACCCTGGGGCAGGCGTACGCGGCTAGCAACCCTGCCTTCCTAATGTTCCTGGTGTTCGACTCCCtggccctcttcatctctctggcTGTCGTGGTCGTCCAGACCTCCCTCATCGTCGTTGAGCAGAAAGCCAAGAAGAGGATGGTGTTTGTGATGAACAAGCTAATGTGGCTCGCGTGCCTCTTTATCTCTGCAGCCTTCGTCGCTCTGACCTACGTGGTAGTCGGCCGCGGCGACTGGTGGCTGGCCTGGTGCACGATGGCGATCGGCGCAGTGATCATGCTGACCACCCTCGGGTCCATGTGCTATTGCATCGTCGCACACAGGATGGAGGAGAAGAGCATGAGGAAGATCAGGAAGGCGTCTGGGAGCCAGTCCCGCTCATGGTCCATGCCGGTCGACTCAGACATGGACCCAGAGGCGATGATGAACACCGAGTACAAGAAGATGTATGCGCTGTAA